The proteins below are encoded in one region of Nilaparvata lugens isolate BPH chromosome X, ASM1435652v1, whole genome shotgun sequence:
- the LOC111064292 gene encoding ubiquitin-conjugating enzyme E2 L3 — translation MTASRRLQKELIDIRASGMKSFRDIQVDESNVLSWQGLIVPDNPPFNKGAFRIEITFPAEYPFKPPRINFKTKIYHPNIDEKGQVCLPIISAENWKPATKTDQVIQALVALVNDPEPEHPLRAELAEEYLKDRKKFVKNAEDFTKKHSEKRPSD, via the exons ATGACTGCATCAAGACGCTTACAAAAg GAACTCATCGACATTCGTGCATCAGGAATGAAATCATTCCGGGATATTCAGGTCGATGAATCAAACGTGCTTTCCTGGCAAGGACTGATTGTGCCA GATAATCCTCCATTCAACAAGGGTGCGTTCAGAATTGAGATAACTTTCCCGGCTGAGTATCCGTTCAAGCCACCCAGGATAAACTTCAAGACAAAGATTTACCATCCGAACATCGATGAAAAAGGCCAAGTCTGCTTGCCGATCATAAGTGCTGAGAATTGGAAGCCTGCTACTAAAACTGATCAAG TTATTCAGGCACTTGTGGCCTTGGTTAACGATCCGGAGCCAGAACACCCTCTGAGAGCTGAACTGGCCGAAGAATATTTGAAGGACCGTAAGAAGTTTGTCAAAAATGCGGAGGATTTCACAAAAAAGCACAGTGAGAAGAGGCCGTCTGATTAG